In Primulina eburnea isolate SZY01 chromosome 14, ASM2296580v1, whole genome shotgun sequence, the following proteins share a genomic window:
- the LOC140811523 gene encoding probable arabinosyltransferase ARAD1 isoform X2: protein MNLRLKVRSPPLSAASSPPSPSSLLLHHGKTTMPRMHRKSFLKLTITFACLLSLFALYSFLVYANPPNHTTSIKFNNLHDSSIYIKKTVKIYMYELPRRFTYDVIDSYTAARGGEIVGDDAQKRYPGNQHSAEWYLFSDLNHPIEERVESAVTRVHDPEEADLFYVPFFSSLSLVVNPNRPATVSSFPDGNTYSDEQTQEDLIDWLENQVYWKRNKGRDHVFICQDPNALYKVIDTVKNGVLLVSDFGRLGRNQASLVKDVILPYSHRIKTYQGDIGIENRKALLFFMGNRYRKEGGKIRDLLFQVLENEPEVIIKHGAQSRESRRMASQGMHTSRFCLHPAGDTPSACRLFDAIVSLCVPVIVSDYIELPFEDVIDYRKIAVFVDSDTAVTPGNLVKLLRGVSSERILEFQKELKQVVLRCKGTLSTKTQMGL, encoded by the exons ATGAATCTTCGGCTCAAAGTCAGATCGCCGCCGCTTTCCGCCGCCTCCTCCCCACCGTccccttcttccttgcttctCCATCACGGTAAAACCACAATGCCGAGAATGCACCGTAAATCTTTCCTAAAACTCACCATTACCTTCGCCTGCCTTCTATCCCTCTTTGCACTCTATTCCTTCCTCGTCTACGCTAATCCTCCCAATCACACGACAAgtattaaatttaataatttgcatgatAGCAGTATTTATATCAAGAAAACGGTGAAAATTTATATGTATGAATTGCCGAGAAGATTTACCTACGATGTTATTGATAGCTATACGGCAGCGCGTGGAGGAGAAATCGTGGGGGATGATGCGCAGAAGAGGTACCCTGGGAATCAGCACTCCGCTGAATGGTATTTGTTTTCCGATCTAAATCATCCTATTGAGGAGCGGGTAGAATCGGCCGTCACCCGGGTCCATGACCCGGAAGAAGCGGATCTCTTCTACGTGCCTTTTTTCTCTTCGTTGAGTCTTGTGGTTAATCCCAATCGACCAGCGACCGTGAGCTCGTTTCCTGATGGCAATACATATAGTGATGAGCAAACACAG GAGGATTTGATAGATTGGTTGGAAAACCAGGTGTATTGGAAAAGGAACAAGGGCCgggatcatgtatttatttgtcAGGATCCCAATGCTCTGTACAAGGTAATTGATACGGTGAAGAATGGAGTGCTATTGGTTTCAGATTTTGGGCGGCTGGGACGCAATCAGGCATCCCTGGTTAAGGATGTGATTCTCCCATATTCGCACAGAATTAAGACGTACCAGGGGGATATAGGAATTGAAAATCGCAAGGCACTGCTGTTCTTTATGGGAAACCGGTACCGGAAAGAG GGGGGTAAGATTCGAGACTTGCTTTTCCAAGTTCTTGAGAATGAACCAGAAGTTATTATCAAACATGGAGCTCAGTCCAGGGAGAGTCGTCGCATGGCATCTCAAGGGATGCACACGTCAAGGTTTTGTTTACATCCAGCTGGGGATACTCCATCAGCTTGCCGACTTTTTGATGCTATAGTGAGCCTGTGTGTGCCGGTTATTGTTAGTGACTACATTGAGTTGCCCTTTGAGGATGTCATAGACTATAGAAAGATTGCTGTTTTTGTTGATTCTGACACAGCTGTTACCCCTGGAAATCTCGTAAAATTACTGAGGGGAGTGAGCTCAGAGAGGATCTTGGAGTTTCAAAAGGAGTTGAAACAGGTAGTTCTGAG GTGCAAAGGTACTTTGAGTACGAAGACCCAAATGGGACTGTGA
- the LOC140811523 gene encoding probable arabinosyltransferase ARAD1 isoform X1 codes for MNLRLKVRSPPLSAASSPPSPSSLLLHHGKTTMPRMHRKSFLKLTITFACLLSLFALYSFLVYANPPNHTTSIKFNNLHDSSIYIKKTVKIYMYELPRRFTYDVIDSYTAARGGEIVGDDAQKRYPGNQHSAEWYLFSDLNHPIEERVESAVTRVHDPEEADLFYVPFFSSLSLVVNPNRPATVSSFPDGNTYSDEQTQEDLIDWLENQVYWKRNKGRDHVFICQDPNALYKVIDTVKNGVLLVSDFGRLGRNQASLVKDVILPYSHRIKTYQGDIGIENRKALLFFMGNRYRKEGGKIRDLLFQVLENEPEVIIKHGAQSRESRRMASQGMHTSRFCLHPAGDTPSACRLFDAIVSLCVPVIVSDYIELPFEDVIDYRKIAVFVDSDTAVTPGNLVKLLRGVSSERILEFQKELKQVQRYFEYEDPNGTVKEIWRQVSLKLPFIKLMSNRDKRIVIRDSKEPDCSCLCSNQSGMHMIL; via the exons ATGAATCTTCGGCTCAAAGTCAGATCGCCGCCGCTTTCCGCCGCCTCCTCCCCACCGTccccttcttccttgcttctCCATCACGGTAAAACCACAATGCCGAGAATGCACCGTAAATCTTTCCTAAAACTCACCATTACCTTCGCCTGCCTTCTATCCCTCTTTGCACTCTATTCCTTCCTCGTCTACGCTAATCCTCCCAATCACACGACAAgtattaaatttaataatttgcatgatAGCAGTATTTATATCAAGAAAACGGTGAAAATTTATATGTATGAATTGCCGAGAAGATTTACCTACGATGTTATTGATAGCTATACGGCAGCGCGTGGAGGAGAAATCGTGGGGGATGATGCGCAGAAGAGGTACCCTGGGAATCAGCACTCCGCTGAATGGTATTTGTTTTCCGATCTAAATCATCCTATTGAGGAGCGGGTAGAATCGGCCGTCACCCGGGTCCATGACCCGGAAGAAGCGGATCTCTTCTACGTGCCTTTTTTCTCTTCGTTGAGTCTTGTGGTTAATCCCAATCGACCAGCGACCGTGAGCTCGTTTCCTGATGGCAATACATATAGTGATGAGCAAACACAG GAGGATTTGATAGATTGGTTGGAAAACCAGGTGTATTGGAAAAGGAACAAGGGCCgggatcatgtatttatttgtcAGGATCCCAATGCTCTGTACAAGGTAATTGATACGGTGAAGAATGGAGTGCTATTGGTTTCAGATTTTGGGCGGCTGGGACGCAATCAGGCATCCCTGGTTAAGGATGTGATTCTCCCATATTCGCACAGAATTAAGACGTACCAGGGGGATATAGGAATTGAAAATCGCAAGGCACTGCTGTTCTTTATGGGAAACCGGTACCGGAAAGAG GGGGGTAAGATTCGAGACTTGCTTTTCCAAGTTCTTGAGAATGAACCAGAAGTTATTATCAAACATGGAGCTCAGTCCAGGGAGAGTCGTCGCATGGCATCTCAAGGGATGCACACGTCAAGGTTTTGTTTACATCCAGCTGGGGATACTCCATCAGCTTGCCGACTTTTTGATGCTATAGTGAGCCTGTGTGTGCCGGTTATTGTTAGTGACTACATTGAGTTGCCCTTTGAGGATGTCATAGACTATAGAAAGATTGCTGTTTTTGTTGATTCTGACACAGCTGTTACCCCTGGAAATCTCGTAAAATTACTGAGGGGAGTGAGCTCAGAGAGGATCTTGGAGTTTCAAAAGGAGTTGAAACAG GTGCAAAGGTACTTTGAGTACGAAGACCCAAATGGGACTGTGAAAGAAATCTGGCGCCAAGTTTCGTTGAAGCTACCTTTTATCAAGCTCATGAGTAACCGTGACAAACGAATCGTGATAAGGGACTCAAAGGAACCAGATTGTTCGTGTCTCTGCTCAAACCAATCGGGGATGCACATGATACTATGA
- the LOC140811524 gene encoding sulfiredoxin, chloroplastic/mitochondrial isoform X2 produces the protein MYVSETLTEGGISNYFLFYRRSGKEMANFTPCNFRTFSVSASVNGSPSGAPQLGGPVILELPLDLIRRPLMRTRANDPQKVKELVQSIGEIGLQVPIDVLEVDGKYYGFSGCHRFEAHQQLGLPTIRCKVRRGTKETLRHHLR, from the exons atgtacgTGTCCGAGACTCTAACTGAAGGTGGAATATCCAATTATTTCCTTTTCTATCGTCGGAGTGGAAAAGAAATGGCAAATTTCACGCCTTGCAATTTCAGGACCTTCTCTGTGTCTGCATCAGTTAACG GATCTCCATCTGGTGCTCCTCAACTGGGTGGACCAGTGATCCTTGAACTTCCCTTGGATCTAATTCGGAGACCTCTCATGAGAACAAGAGCTAATGACCCACAAAAGGTGAAGGAACTTGTGCAAAGTATTGGTGAAATTGGGCTCCAAGTACCG ATTGACGTTCTGGAGGTTGATGGCAAATACTACG GTTTTTCTGGGTGCCACCGATTTGAAGCTCATCAGCAGCTAGGGTTGCCGACAATACGTTGCAAAGTACGCCGTGGGACAAAGGAAACTTTGAG GCATCACCTTCGTTGA